In the Wyeomyia smithii strain HCP4-BCI-WySm-NY-G18 chromosome 2, ASM2978416v1, whole genome shotgun sequence genome, one interval contains:
- the LOC129721627 gene encoding angiogenic factor with G patch and FHA domains 1 isoform X1: MAKGPLKIGTKLLRVTNLHDITVKEVYAYVKNLHQHIRRQNAKIRMLRRKLKNLRKSQRLKSANRLVQNDEDSEKENADDDVMEALERAEKQQEMEDKKTANAKPMDVKAFVDDIKKTAEDFDYQNRYIYEPTSGMYYDPATGYYYNAIYGLHYDGQRGCYLKYNEKNQQYEFYSQVMPEQTLEDKKPVLQQKKRKDEKPSDCTKRSRSNAREEKPKRLAHSRRRHSRSRSRSRSRSGSDNSRYPQKSSQRRRNRSQTPGEGGKRSGSSSDEDILPFFQFVRNTPKKKRNRRRGRGSDSGDRREEGELDSSSSESEPASVVLIGSSSASESDAAANEFPVKYSDRGKNYPPSLRLVVQKTNISALREGSLFIVTCKGGTLGREGDHDVIIPDLNVSKYHLKFSYNEKQSIYQVIDLGSRNGTVLNGSRMSGTMQESAPFDIEHGNVIQLNQTFLLCHIHDGNITCDACEPGLLVKGLGGRTGLGVRYDEDRITKPVSHKEGLKRLQKMYGLENEKYVESAESSSIDYKDRAAHRRKTKGSSNEHAKTQAASVDQHISSDNKGFKMLAKLGWSEGQSLGKNDEGLVEPIPLLTNIGTSGLGSQALAQPTASHSVDERKQMIWKMAQKRYESCAEVVDKNSSSGGNPASATASASLAQHIGAENKGFQLLSKLGWSAGETLGTNEDGLKEPIKLLTNVGTSGLGSKPLKDPSRVPVAPAKNKIIWKKRQKTCKMSDMFDVSDSD; encoded by the exons ATGGCAAAAGGACCGTTGAAAATCGGAACTAAGTTACTCCGCGTAACCAATTTGCACGACATTACCGTTAAGGAAGTGTACGCTTACGTTAAAAACCTCCATCAACACATTCGAAGACAGAATGCTAAGATTCGCATGTTACGTCGAAAGTTGAAAAATCTG AGAAAGAGTCAGCGCCTAAAATCGGCCAATCGACTAGTTCAAAATGATGAAGATTCTGAGAAGGAAAACGCTGACGATGATGTAATGGAAGCCTTAGAGAGGGCAGAAAAGCAGCAGGAAATGGAAGACAAAAAAACAGCCAACGCCAAACCGATGGATGTTAAGGCGTTTGTTGATGATATCAAAAAGACTGCCGAAGATTTTGATTATCAAAATCGCTACATTTATGAACCCACCTCCGGAATGTACTATGATCCGGCAACCGGGTATTACTATAATGCT ATCTATGGTTTGCATTATGACGGCCAGCGGGGATGTTATTTGAAGTATAACGAAAAAAATCAACAGTATGAGTTCTACTCGCAAGTTATGCCGGAGCAGACACTTGAAGACAAGAAGCCCGTATTGCAACAAAAG AAGCGAAAAGACGAAAAGCCGTCCGATTGTACCAAGCGCAGCCGGTCGAATGCAAGGGAAGAGAAACCAAAACGCCTGGCGCATTCACGACGTCGTCATAGCCGGAGTCGGAGTCGCTCGAGAAGTCGAAGTGGAAGTGATAATAGTCGTTACCCTCAAAAGAGTTCACAGAGAAGGAGGAACCGAAGCCAAACGCCGGGGGAGGGAGGCAAAAGATCAGGGTCCTCTTCAGACGAAGACATCCTTCCGTTCTTTCAATTCGTTCGAAACacaccgaaaaagaagcgaaacCGGAGGCGTGGACGCGGGTCTGATTCTGGAGACCGTCGAGAGGAAGGCGAGTTGGATAGCAGCAGTAGTGAAAGTGAACCCGCATCGGTCGTTTTGATTGGTTCCTCCAGTGCATCCGAATCGGATGCTGCTGCGAATGAGTTTCCAGTGAAATATTCAG ACAGGGGTAAAAATTATCCGCCTTCACTACGACTGGTTGTCCAAAAAACTAACATTAGTGCGCTGCGAGAGGGATCTCTCTTCATTGTCACCTGCAAAGGAGGTACACTAGGGCGTGAAGGTGATCATGACGTTATCATTCCTGATTTGAATGTATCCAAA TACCACCTTAAATTCAGCTATAACGAAAAGCAGAGTATATACCAAGTGATAGACTTGGGTTCCCGTAACGGTACCGTCCTGAACGGAAGCCGAATGAGCGGGACCATGCAGGAAAGTGCTCCGTTTGATATCGAACACGGCAATGTGATTCAACTGAATCAAACTTTCCTGTTGTGTCACATTCACGATGGTAATATTACTTGTGATGCCTGTGAGCCCGGACTGCTGGTAAAGGGTCTGGGTGGACGCACCGGATTAGGAGTGCGGTACGATGAAGACCGAATCACCAAACCGGTCAGCCACAAAGAGGGGCTTAAGCGGCTACAAAAAATGTACGGCCTAGAAAACGAAA AATATGTCGAATCCGCTGAAAGTAGTTCGATTGACTATAAGGACCGGGCAGCACATCGCCGGAAGACTAAAGGTAGCAGTAACGAGCATGCCAAAACACAAGCTGCTTCAGTTGATCAACATATCAGTAGTGACAACAAAGGCTTCAAGATGCTGGCCAAACTAGGCTGGAGCGAGGGGCAATCGTTGGGAAAGAACGATGAAGGTTTGGTGGAACCTATACCACTCCTAACGAACATTGGCACCAGTGGGTTGGGTAGTCAAGCGTTGGCCCAACCAACAGCTAGTCACTCTGTCGACGAGCGAAAACAGATGATCTGGAAAATGGCTCAAAAACGGTACGAATCCTGCGCGGAAGTAGTTGACAAGAACTCCAGTAGTGGTGGCAATCCGGCGTCGGCGACTGCATCAGCATCACTTGCACAGCACATTGGAGCCGAAAACAAGGGGTTCCAGTTGTTGTCAAAACTGGGTTGGAGTGCAGGTGAAACGTTAGGCACTAATGAAGATGGTTTGAAGGAACCGATTAAGTTGCTAACTAACGTCGGTACCAGCGGACTGGGAAGTAAACCACTGAAAGATCCGAGTCGAGTACCGGTGGCACCTGCAAAGAATAAAATTATTTGGAAGAAAAGACAAAAGACGTGTAAAATGAGCGACATGTTCGATGTGTCAGATTCTGACTGA
- the LOC129721627 gene encoding angiogenic factor with G patch and FHA domains 1 isoform X2: MAKGPLKIGTKLLRVTNLHDITVKEVYAYVKNLHQHIRRQNAKIRMLRRKLKNLRKSQRLKSANRLVQNDEDSEKENADDDVMEALERAEKQQEMEDKKTANAKPMDVKAFVDDIKKTAEDFDYQNRYIYEPTSGMYYDPATGYYYNAIYGLHYDGQRGCYLKYNEKNQQYEFYSQVMPEQTLEDKKPVLQQKVFSPATKQNQSISSLVSAFNGLEIGRMRSNALDRGKNYPPSLRLVVQKTNISALREGSLFIVTCKGGTLGREGDHDVIIPDLNVSKYHLKFSYNEKQSIYQVIDLGSRNGTVLNGSRMSGTMQESAPFDIEHGNVIQLNQTFLLCHIHDGNITCDACEPGLLVKGLGGRTGLGVRYDEDRITKPVSHKEGLKRLQKMYGLENEKYVESAESSSIDYKDRAAHRRKTKGSSNEHAKTQAASVDQHISSDNKGFKMLAKLGWSEGQSLGKNDEGLVEPIPLLTNIGTSGLGSQALAQPTASHSVDERKQMIWKMAQKRYESCAEVVDKNSSSGGNPASATASASLAQHIGAENKGFQLLSKLGWSAGETLGTNEDGLKEPIKLLTNVGTSGLGSKPLKDPSRVPVAPAKNKIIWKKRQKTCKMSDMFDVSDSD; this comes from the exons ATGGCAAAAGGACCGTTGAAAATCGGAACTAAGTTACTCCGCGTAACCAATTTGCACGACATTACCGTTAAGGAAGTGTACGCTTACGTTAAAAACCTCCATCAACACATTCGAAGACAGAATGCTAAGATTCGCATGTTACGTCGAAAGTTGAAAAATCTG AGAAAGAGTCAGCGCCTAAAATCGGCCAATCGACTAGTTCAAAATGATGAAGATTCTGAGAAGGAAAACGCTGACGATGATGTAATGGAAGCCTTAGAGAGGGCAGAAAAGCAGCAGGAAATGGAAGACAAAAAAACAGCCAACGCCAAACCGATGGATGTTAAGGCGTTTGTTGATGATATCAAAAAGACTGCCGAAGATTTTGATTATCAAAATCGCTACATTTATGAACCCACCTCCGGAATGTACTATGATCCGGCAACCGGGTATTACTATAATGCT ATCTATGGTTTGCATTATGACGGCCAGCGGGGATGTTATTTGAAGTATAACGAAAAAAATCAACAGTATGAGTTCTACTCGCAAGTTATGCCGGAGCAGACACTTGAAGACAAGAAGCCCGTATTGCAACAAAAG GTTTTTTCGCCCGCTACGAAACAAAACCAATCAATTAGTTCCTTAGTATCTGCCTTTAACGGCCTGGAGATCGGACGTATGCGTTCGAACGCTCTAG ACAGGGGTAAAAATTATCCGCCTTCACTACGACTGGTTGTCCAAAAAACTAACATTAGTGCGCTGCGAGAGGGATCTCTCTTCATTGTCACCTGCAAAGGAGGTACACTAGGGCGTGAAGGTGATCATGACGTTATCATTCCTGATTTGAATGTATCCAAA TACCACCTTAAATTCAGCTATAACGAAAAGCAGAGTATATACCAAGTGATAGACTTGGGTTCCCGTAACGGTACCGTCCTGAACGGAAGCCGAATGAGCGGGACCATGCAGGAAAGTGCTCCGTTTGATATCGAACACGGCAATGTGATTCAACTGAATCAAACTTTCCTGTTGTGTCACATTCACGATGGTAATATTACTTGTGATGCCTGTGAGCCCGGACTGCTGGTAAAGGGTCTGGGTGGACGCACCGGATTAGGAGTGCGGTACGATGAAGACCGAATCACCAAACCGGTCAGCCACAAAGAGGGGCTTAAGCGGCTACAAAAAATGTACGGCCTAGAAAACGAAA AATATGTCGAATCCGCTGAAAGTAGTTCGATTGACTATAAGGACCGGGCAGCACATCGCCGGAAGACTAAAGGTAGCAGTAACGAGCATGCCAAAACACAAGCTGCTTCAGTTGATCAACATATCAGTAGTGACAACAAAGGCTTCAAGATGCTGGCCAAACTAGGCTGGAGCGAGGGGCAATCGTTGGGAAAGAACGATGAAGGTTTGGTGGAACCTATACCACTCCTAACGAACATTGGCACCAGTGGGTTGGGTAGTCAAGCGTTGGCCCAACCAACAGCTAGTCACTCTGTCGACGAGCGAAAACAGATGATCTGGAAAATGGCTCAAAAACGGTACGAATCCTGCGCGGAAGTAGTTGACAAGAACTCCAGTAGTGGTGGCAATCCGGCGTCGGCGACTGCATCAGCATCACTTGCACAGCACATTGGAGCCGAAAACAAGGGGTTCCAGTTGTTGTCAAAACTGGGTTGGAGTGCAGGTGAAACGTTAGGCACTAATGAAGATGGTTTGAAGGAACCGATTAAGTTGCTAACTAACGTCGGTACCAGCGGACTGGGAAGTAAACCACTGAAAGATCCGAGTCGAGTACCGGTGGCACCTGCAAAGAATAAAATTATTTGGAAGAAAAGACAAAAGACGTGTAAAATGAGCGACATGTTCGATGTGTCAGATTCTGACTGA